One Deinococcus sp. LM3 genomic region harbors:
- a CDS encoding PHB depolymerase family esterase translates to MNRAALLFLPLLLAACAQAPSSSPAVPGATASLSGAYSAQATGTTITGSATGSGVTRAYTLYTPPIGAGSARPLVVMLHGCTQSAADFAAGTRMNDLADTQGFLVVYPEQPSSANQSRCWNWFEPAHQARGQGEPAAIRAVVEAVKGRANVDAARVYVAGLSAGAAMSVIMGATYPDVFSAVGVASGLEFKAATGSAAAFTAMSSGGPDPDAQGTAAYGAMGSFRRTVRTIVFHGSSDYTVSPVNGAQVAAQWVQTNDWADDGQDNGSRSAAQVTTRSGTVSGGRAYSVKSFAGGVVEQWSVTGMGHAWSGGSTAGSYTDPKGPDASAEMWRFFSAGGTGGGGTTPDTTAPVLSVSPAPGTYTAPLTVTLSLNEPGTVYATTDGSDPASSATRLTLVGGGSLTLGSSGTVRASAVDVAGNVSATQASTYTLTAAPDTSVSFSSAVSQDGYVAANTPSATTGGYVVASGGIGVGDNADAPWKGVLSFDTASLPDGATVTGAVLTVRYSLAPNGNPWAGGAALQGDVKGGCLGAACTLGTDDFAAAVTAAGAVTFSAPAGTGVGTTLSAPLSPAGLAAIDRTGRTQVRLSFVGGAARSNRLSDYLTLGEGAQVTLALTYR, encoded by the coding sequence ATGAACCGCGCCGCCCTGCTGTTCCTTCCGCTGCTGCTGGCTGCCTGCGCGCAGGCTCCTTCTTCCTCTCCTGCGGTTCCTGGGGCGACCGCATCGCTGTCAGGCGCGTACAGCGCCCAGGCGACCGGAACCACCATCACGGGCAGCGCCACCGGCTCGGGCGTGACCCGCGCCTACACGCTGTACACGCCGCCGATCGGAGCGGGGTCAGCGCGGCCGCTGGTGGTCATGCTGCACGGCTGCACGCAGTCGGCAGCCGATTTCGCGGCAGGCACCCGCATGAACGACCTCGCGGACACGCAGGGATTCCTGGTGGTGTACCCCGAGCAGCCCAGCAGCGCCAATCAGAGCCGGTGCTGGAACTGGTTCGAGCCGGCGCACCAGGCGCGCGGGCAGGGCGAACCGGCCGCGATCCGGGCCGTCGTGGAGGCCGTGAAGGGCCGCGCCAACGTGGACGCCGCGCGGGTGTATGTGGCGGGACTGTCGGCCGGCGCCGCCATGAGCGTGATCATGGGGGCCACGTACCCGGACGTGTTCAGTGCCGTGGGCGTGGCGTCGGGACTGGAGTTCAAGGCGGCCACGGGTTCTGCTGCGGCGTTCACGGCCATGAGCAGTGGCGGCCCGGACCCGGACGCGCAGGGCACGGCCGCGTACGGCGCGATGGGCAGCTTCCGGCGGACCGTGCGGACCATCGTGTTTCACGGCAGCAGCGATTACACGGTGTCCCCCGTGAACGGTGCTCAGGTGGCGGCGCAGTGGGTGCAGACGAACGACTGGGCCGACGACGGGCAGGACAACGGGAGTCGCAGCGCGGCGCAGGTCACGACCCGTTCGGGCACGGTCAGTGGCGGCCGGGCGTACAGCGTGAAGTCCTTCGCGGGCGGCGTGGTCGAGCAGTGGTCGGTGACGGGCATGGGGCACGCCTGGAGTGGCGGGAGTACCGCCGGGTCGTACACGGACCCGAAAGGGCCGGATGCCAGCGCGGAGATGTGGCGCTTCTTCAGTGCGGGCGGCACAGGTGGAGGAGGCACGACGCCGGACACGACCGCGCCGGTCCTGAGCGTGTCGCCCGCACCGGGCACCTACACGGCGCCGCTGACGGTCACGCTGTCCCTGAATGAACCCGGCACGGTGTACGCCACGACGGACGGAAGCGACCCGGCCAGCAGCGCCACGCGGCTCACGCTGGTGGGCGGAGGCAGCCTCACCCTGGGCAGCAGTGGCACGGTCCGGGCGTCCGCGGTGGACGTGGCCGGGAACGTCTCTGCGACGCAGGCCTCGACGTATACGCTGACGGCCGCGCCAGACACGTCCGTGTCGTTCAGTTCCGCGGTTTCCCAGGACGGGTACGTGGCGGCGAACACACCGTCCGCCACGACCGGCGGCTACGTGGTGGCGTCCGGCGGGATCGGCGTGGGCGACAACGCCGACGCTCCGTGGAAGGGGGTGCTGTCGTTCGACACGGCCAGCCTGCCGGACGGGGCGACGGTGACAGGCGCGGTCCTCACGGTGCGCTACAGTCTCGCCCCGAACGGGAATCCCTGGGCGGGCGGGGCGGCGCTGCAAGGGGACGTGAAGGGCGGATGCCTGGGCGCGGCCTGCACGCTGGGCACGGATGACTTCGCGGCGGCTGTCACGGCGGCGGGAGCGGTCACCTTCAGCGCGCCGGCCGGCACAGGGGTCGGCACGACGCTCAGCGCGCCCCTGAGTCCGGCCGGTCTGGCGGCCATCGACAGGACCGGCCGCACGCAGGTCCGTCTGTCGTTCGTGGGAGGTGCCGCGCGCAGCAACCGCCTGAGCGATTACCTCACGCTGGGCGAGGGCGCGCAGGTGACGCTGGCCCTCACCTACCGGTAA
- a CDS encoding ABC transporter ATP-binding protein: protein MTRPDATDAFQKGFDTQLTRRILHYVRPYLPLVIGGVLLALLISLAAPLFALIQRHAIDTYLSPLALRTEPDRDLLRRGLTGAALLYMGLKVVEFALQYAFTLAIGYLGQNVLRDIRADVFGKLQRLPLSYFDQNPVGRLITRVTSDVDAINQFITGGLVSLIQSSFIIVVYVVIMLSVNWQLALISFTVLPVLFLATNFFRARLRDSFRETRTQQATVNSKLNENITGMLTVQLFGRERRSALDFNLSNRALLSANENSVKWFSLFMPVVAVLGQVAVALILYFAARQILGVDASGAIAGAITVGTLFAFVQLSQQLFQPIQDLADVFNNLQAAMASSERIFGVLDTEESIKDKPDARTLTNFEGSVEFRKVWFAYDQTVTADTPDTDDRWILRGIDLHIRPGESVALVGATGAGKTSVTALVSRFYDVQRGSVNVDGNDVKDLAQHDLRRHVGVVLQDVFLFAGTIESNLTLNNPDIPHERVIEACRYVGVHDYILSLEHGYQTEVRERGATLSTGQKQLLAFARALIQNPDILLVLDEATANVDTETELRIQQALTRVMQGRTSIIIAHRLSTIEHCDRIVVMRRGRIVEQGSHHQLLEKGGYYARLHRLQYAQADAAD, encoded by the coding sequence ATGACCCGCCCCGACGCTACCGACGCCTTCCAGAAAGGCTTCGACACCCAGCTGACCCGCCGCATCCTGCACTACGTCCGCCCGTACCTGCCGCTGGTGATCGGCGGGGTCCTGCTGGCCCTGCTGATCTCGCTGGCCGCGCCACTGTTCGCGCTGATCCAGCGGCACGCCATCGACACCTACCTGTCGCCGCTGGCGCTGCGCACCGAACCGGACCGCGACCTGCTGCGGCGCGGCCTGACCGGCGCAGCCCTGCTGTACATGGGCCTGAAGGTCGTGGAGTTCGCCCTGCAGTACGCCTTCACGCTCGCCATCGGCTACCTGGGCCAGAACGTGCTGCGCGACATCCGCGCCGACGTGTTCGGCAAGTTGCAGAGGCTGCCGCTGTCGTACTTCGACCAGAACCCGGTGGGCCGCCTGATCACCCGCGTCACCAGCGACGTGGACGCCATCAACCAGTTCATCACGGGCGGACTAGTGAGCCTGATCCAGAGCAGCTTCATCATCGTCGTGTACGTGGTCATCATGCTCAGCGTGAACTGGCAGCTGGCGCTGATCTCGTTCACGGTCCTGCCCGTCCTGTTCCTGGCGACCAACTTCTTCCGCGCCCGCCTGCGCGACTCCTTCCGCGAGACCCGCACGCAGCAGGCCACCGTGAACAGCAAACTGAACGAGAACATCACGGGCATGCTGACCGTGCAGCTGTTCGGCCGCGAACGCCGCAGCGCCCTGGACTTCAACCTCAGCAACCGCGCCCTGCTGAGCGCCAACGAGAACTCCGTGAAATGGTTCTCGCTGTTCATGCCGGTCGTGGCGGTCCTCGGGCAGGTGGCCGTCGCGCTGATCCTGTACTTCGCGGCCCGCCAGATCCTGGGCGTGGACGCCAGCGGCGCCATTGCCGGGGCCATCACGGTGGGCACGCTGTTCGCGTTCGTGCAGCTCTCGCAGCAGCTGTTCCAGCCCATCCAGGACCTCGCGGACGTGTTCAACAACCTCCAGGCGGCCATGGCCAGCAGCGAACGCATCTTCGGCGTGCTGGACACCGAGGAGAGCATCAAGGACAAACCCGACGCCCGGACCCTCACGAACTTCGAGGGCAGCGTCGAATTCCGCAAGGTGTGGTTCGCGTACGACCAGACCGTCACCGCCGACACCCCCGACACCGACGACCGCTGGATCCTGCGCGGCATCGACCTGCACATCCGCCCCGGCGAGAGCGTCGCCCTGGTCGGCGCGACCGGCGCCGGCAAGACCAGCGTCACCGCCCTCGTCAGCCGCTTCTACGACGTGCAGCGCGGCAGCGTGAACGTGGACGGCAACGACGTCAAGGACCTCGCGCAGCACGACCTGCGCCGCCACGTGGGCGTCGTGTTGCAGGACGTGTTCCTGTTCGCCGGGACCATCGAGAGCAACCTGACCCTGAACAACCCCGACATCCCCCACGAACGCGTCATCGAAGCCTGCCGGTACGTCGGCGTGCACGACTACATCCTGAGCCTCGAACACGGCTACCAGACCGAGGTCCGCGAACGCGGCGCGACCCTGTCCACCGGGCAGAAACAACTGCTGGCCTTCGCCCGCGCCCTGATCCAGAACCCGGACATCCTGCTCGTCCTCGACGAGGCCACCGCCAACGTCGACACTGAAACCGAACTGCGCATCCAGCAGGCCCTGACCCGCGTCATGCAGGGCCGCACCAGCATCATCATCGCCCACCGCCTCAGCACCATCGAACACTGCGACCGCATCGTCGTCATGCGCCGGGGCCGCATCGTCGAACAGGGCAGCCACCACCAGCTGCTCGAAAAGGGCGGCTACTACGCCCGCCTCCACCGCCTCCAGTACGCGCAGGCCGACGCCGCCGACTGA
- a CDS encoding ABC transporter ATP-binding protein has protein sequence MDSFRTLIPYLRLHQRQYVIGLIAVVIANSFSLLPYYFIRLTIDGLTGQVDADPATTGIALGTAGLYALGIVGAALTSGAFMLLMRRMIVIASRQTEYEIRRDLFAHLQGLDKPYYDRARTGDLMNRLTGDLSAVREMLGFGAWQIVNIVSGFVTAFAVMFSLSWQLTLIVLAIVPVIVGVLTYLARQINVRHRLAQEQNSLIAAKAQENFSGARVVKGYAIENREIDDYRAMNLELLRRNIALTKVDGPLRSFMSLLLGLAFGVILLVGGRLILAPDSTFTVGMFVQFVGTLERLTFPMLMVGWITGVTQRGLASWLRLKEIFDSQALVRDEPGRTDPTLRTVSGDVTFENVSLRYGDKPVLNGVNLHVPAGTFLGITGPTGSGKTVLGQLLTRSMDPSSGRVLVDGHDVRVMPLRTLRDAISVVPQEPFLFSDTIANNIGFGLDNRDLPPVPTGVSVVGAPPPDDIPQQPDPARVREAARLAGLTEDVDGFPQGFDTSLGERGVTLSGGQRQRTAIARAIVREPRILILDDSLSAVDTETERRILDGLREISRGRTVILIAHRVSTLRHADQIVVLEEGRVTEQGSHDDLLEQNGHYAQLERLQRLASDLDADDEAPLDPEAAADRLETAPTPEQVTR, from the coding sequence TTGGACAGTTTCCGCACCCTGATCCCGTACCTGCGGCTGCACCAGCGCCAGTACGTGATCGGCCTGATCGCCGTCGTGATCGCCAACTCGTTCAGCCTGCTGCCCTACTACTTCATCCGCCTGACCATCGACGGCCTGACCGGGCAGGTGGACGCCGACCCCGCCACGACCGGCATCGCGCTTGGCACTGCCGGCTTGTACGCGCTGGGCATCGTGGGCGCCGCGCTGACCTCCGGCGCGTTCATGCTGCTGATGCGCCGCATGATCGTGATTGCGTCCCGCCAGACCGAGTACGAGATCCGCCGCGACCTGTTCGCGCACCTGCAGGGCCTGGACAAGCCCTACTACGACCGCGCCCGCACCGGCGACCTGATGAACCGCCTGACCGGCGACCTGAGCGCCGTGCGCGAGATGCTGGGCTTCGGCGCGTGGCAGATCGTGAACATCGTGTCGGGCTTCGTCACGGCCTTCGCGGTGATGTTCAGCCTCAGCTGGCAGCTCACGCTGATCGTCCTGGCCATCGTGCCGGTCATCGTGGGCGTCCTGACGTACCTGGCGCGGCAGATCAACGTCCGCCACCGGCTGGCGCAGGAGCAGAACTCGCTGATCGCCGCCAAGGCCCAGGAGAACTTCAGCGGCGCGCGCGTCGTCAAGGGCTACGCCATCGAGAACCGCGAGATCGACGACTACCGCGCCATGAACCTGGAGTTGCTGCGCCGCAACATCGCCCTGACCAAGGTGGACGGCCCGCTGCGTTCTTTCATGAGCCTGCTGCTGGGTCTCGCCTTCGGCGTGATCCTGCTGGTGGGCGGACGGCTGATCCTGGCGCCGGACAGCACCTTCACGGTCGGGATGTTCGTGCAGTTCGTCGGGACCCTGGAACGCCTGACCTTCCCGATGCTGATGGTCGGCTGGATCACCGGCGTCACGCAGCGCGGACTGGCCTCCTGGCTGCGCCTGAAAGAGATCTTCGACTCGCAGGCCCTCGTGCGCGACGAGCCGGGCCGCACCGACCCGACGCTGCGCACCGTGAGCGGCGACGTGACCTTCGAGAACGTCAGCCTGCGTTACGGCGACAAGCCCGTCCTGAACGGCGTGAACCTGCACGTCCCCGCCGGGACCTTCCTGGGCATCACCGGCCCCACCGGCAGCGGCAAGACCGTGCTGGGGCAACTGCTGACCCGCTCGATGGACCCCAGCAGCGGGCGCGTCCTGGTGGACGGCCACGACGTGCGGGTCATGCCGCTACGCACCCTGCGCGACGCGATCAGCGTGGTCCCGCAGGAACCGTTCCTGTTCAGCGACACCATCGCCAACAACATCGGCTTCGGCCTGGACAACCGCGACCTGCCGCCCGTCCCGACCGGCGTGAGCGTGGTCGGCGCGCCCCCACCCGACGACATTCCCCAGCAGCCCGACCCGGCCCGCGTGCGCGAGGCCGCCCGCCTCGCCGGGCTGACCGAGGACGTGGACGGCTTCCCGCAGGGCTTCGACACCAGCCTCGGCGAGCGCGGCGTGACCCTCAGCGGCGGGCAGCGGCAACGCACCGCCATCGCCCGCGCCATCGTCCGCGAACCCCGCATCCTGATTCTCGACGACTCCCTGAGCGCCGTGGACACCGAGACCGAACGCCGCATCCTGGACGGGCTGCGCGAGATCAGCCGGGGCCGCACCGTCATCCTGATCGCGCACCGCGTCAGCACCCTGCGCCACGCTGACCAGATCGTCGTCCTGGAGGAAGGCCGCGTGACCGAACAGGGCAGCCACGACGACCTGCTCGAGCAGAACGGTCACTACGCGCAGCTCGAGCGCCTGCAACGCCTCGCCAGCGACCTCGACGCGGACGACGAGGCCCCCCTCGACCCCGAAGCGGCCGCCGACAGGCTGGAAACCGCCCCCACCCCCGAACAGGTGACCCGATGA